One window from the genome of Streptomyces sp. WZ-12 encodes:
- a CDS encoding acyl-CoA dehydrogenase family protein, translating into MIQWTDDQRELREAVLPLGARLSEGHLERDARGEFSRELWKLVQDSDLLRLPTDEKWGGLGQSLLTTLYVLEGLGYSCRDGGLSFSVTTHMVSTGVPLQRFGSDALKRRFLPAVCAGDVIGAHAISEPEAGSDMLNMRTTGRVEDGHLVLNGNKSFVSNGAVADVFVVYVSTGAQGSPFGVTAVLVERDTPGLTVGKPMSKMGLRTSTLTELFFDDCRVPLENVIGRTGSGFLVFDHVMKWEVLCSFIVNVGEMQHRLERVLEYAKSRQQFGKSIGSFQSVANRVVDMRITVETARRALYEAALKVAAGEDATVDVATAKLLASEGNLSTAIAAVQTFGGYGYMTEYGLEQDVRNALAGTIYSGTSDIQRTRIAAMMGL; encoded by the coding sequence GTGATCCAGTGGACCGATGATCAGCGCGAACTGCGGGAGGCAGTGCTCCCGTTGGGTGCGCGGCTCAGCGAAGGCCACCTGGAGCGGGACGCCCGTGGCGAGTTCTCCCGTGAGCTGTGGAAGCTCGTCCAGGACTCCGACCTGCTGCGGTTGCCCACCGACGAGAAGTGGGGCGGGCTCGGCCAGTCCCTGCTGACCACCCTGTACGTCCTGGAGGGCCTGGGCTACTCCTGCCGCGACGGCGGCCTGTCCTTCTCCGTCACCACCCACATGGTCAGCACCGGCGTCCCCCTCCAGCGCTTCGGGTCCGACGCCCTCAAGCGGCGCTTCCTGCCCGCGGTGTGCGCGGGCGACGTCATCGGGGCGCATGCCATCTCCGAGCCGGAGGCCGGCTCGGACATGCTCAACATGCGCACCACCGGGCGGGTGGAGGACGGCCACCTCGTCCTGAACGGCAACAAGTCCTTCGTCTCGAACGGGGCGGTGGCCGACGTCTTCGTCGTCTACGTCTCCACCGGGGCGCAGGGCAGCCCCTTCGGGGTCACCGCCGTGCTGGTCGAGCGCGACACCCCCGGCCTGACCGTCGGCAAGCCGATGTCCAAGATGGGGTTGCGCACCTCGACGCTGACGGAGCTGTTCTTCGACGACTGCCGGGTCCCCCTGGAGAACGTCATCGGCCGGACCGGCTCGGGCTTCCTCGTCTTCGACCACGTGATGAAGTGGGAGGTGCTGTGCTCCTTCATCGTCAACGTGGGAGAGATGCAGCACCGCCTTGAGCGGGTCCTCGAATACGCCAAGTCCCGCCAGCAGTTCGGCAAGAGCATCGGCTCCTTCCAGTCCGTGGCGAACCGCGTCGTCGACATGCGGATCACCGTCGAGACGGCCCGGCGCGCCCTGTACGAGGCGGCGCTGAAGGTGGCCGCGGGCGAGGACGCCACCGTCGACGTCGCCACCGCCAAACTCCTGGCCTCGGAGGGCAATCTGTCCACGGCCATCGCGGCCGTGCAGACCTTCGGCGGTTACGGATACATGACCGAGTACGGCCTCGAACAGGACGTACGCAATGCGCTGGCCGGGACGATCTACTCGGGCACCAGCGACATCCAGCGCACCCGCATCGCAGCCATGATGGGCCTTTGA